TGTTCTCGACTCAAACCGTCAGAATGACAGACTGGTTCACTCGTGAGTCGTGACCTCCGACGAGAGGCGCGAACTTTCTCTTGACGAAATGTTTATAGTCATGTATAGCGCTGTTTTGCTAGCCGCCATTTtccacacaacaacaacaacgacaGGTAACAAACGCATTCTCCCTTCTGGGCTTAAACCTTCTGTATTAGTTCCAACATTAATTCTACGTCTTCTCCCCACAAGAACGCAACAAGTGTGTCGCCAGAAGCTTCGGTCATGACTCGGTGGTATGTGAATGTAACTCCACGTACTGCGACACCTTGGGCATCGTTTCTCTTCCCCCGCCGGGTCACTACATCTCCTACCTGAGCAGCATGGCCGGAAGCCGGCTCGAGGACAGCCAAGGTCCAGTCCGACCCAACAAAACCGGTGCTGGTGAGTCTTATAAAATGTGGAAAAGTTACTTTTATCATGCTCATAAGACTCTTTATAATTTATTCTTGTACAACGCTTGGCAAACAGTATATGGAATCGTTACTTTAGGAGGATGTTCATTgagttatttaattttatataaGGAAATAAAAGTAGATCACAGACACTTCAAATGGAAAATTTCTGGCTTTCTGatattaaaagaaatcaagGTTCTGTCTTATTACAGGCAGGTGGTGTGTTTATCATACAATATGTCACATCTATCCCTCAGGCCTCAGACTTACTCTCCAACCTGAGAAGAAGTACCAGAAGATAAAAGGATTTGGTGGCGCGATGACCGACGCAGCAGCACTAAACATCCTGTCGCTCTCCGCTGGAGCGCAAGACCAACTGCTGAGACAGTACTTCTCCGAGGAAGGTAGATAACTCTTTATAAGGTATGCTAAGATTTGGTTGACATAGTCAGAGAGGTATTTATTCCTCTAAGAATGTGTGTCAATATGTACAAATAAAGCAATGtgtcaatattttgcatttgccAGGTATTGGTTACACTGTGGTGCGTGTGCCCATGGCCAGCTGTGACTTCTCCACTCGTCTGTACACATACGCTGACACGCGGGATGACTACAGCCTGCATAGTTTCAATCTGGCTCCTGAAGATGTACACATGAAGGTTGGGGAACATACACAAAAAGATTATTGCCAAATGCACTTAAATGCTAGTGTTGCTATTGTTAGCTTCTGCACTCAACCGCATCTAAGCtatgagggtgtgcacacttatgcaaAGTTGTTAAGTTTTGTTGTTGCGTTGTTGTTAGATTCCTCTGCTGCTCAGAGCCCAGGCCATGGCTCCTCAACCTTTGTCCCTGCTGGCCAGTGCCTGGAGCGCCCCCGCCTGGATGAAGACAAACGATGCGCTCATAGGAAAAGGCTCCTTGAAGGGAAAACCTGGTGGAAAGGACCATCAAAGTTGGGCTCAGTACTACATAAGGTAATTCTTCATGcacatcaaatgtttttatgaaaGCTTCTATTGTATTGTAATAGTTCCTCTTCGTCCCTCTCAGATTCCTTGAGGAATACGCCAAGtataatttgacattttgggcCGTGACCACAGGGAACGAACCAACTGCGGGACGACTAACCAACTACAGGTGTCCTCTTTCTTGAAGGATATGAAAGTTCGAACAAATTTAGAGACATCATGTTTTGTCTCCCTGCAGTTTCCAGGCGCTGGGCTTCACTCCCGAGGAGCAGAGGGACTGGGTGGCGTTGGACCTGGGCCCAGCCCTTCACGCTTCGTCTTTCCCGCACACTCACGTGCTCATTCTGGACGACAACCGCCTGCTGCTGCCTCGGTGGGCCAAAGTGGTGAGTGCGCCATGgtggacacttttttttttttctttcagtcaATATGTTTAGGACCATCACggcaaaatatatttatgatgCCGTGACCACCACCAGGTGCTTAGTGACATCCACGCAGGTCGCTACATCCACGGGGTGGCGGTGCATTGGTACATGGACTTATTGATCCCCGCCGGGCCCACCCTGGTAACCACCCACCAGATGTTCCCCGAGTATTACCTGTTTGGCACCGAAGCCTGCGCAGGCTGGAAACCGGCGGACCGGGGGGTGAAATTGGGCAGCTGGCAGAGAGCCGAAAAATACGCGCATGACATCTTAGAGGTAGGAAGGCGGATGTGAGTCAGAAAGCCCGTAGGCTGTCAACACAAGCCGGGacaagttgtttttaattttttgtgcttttataTTCAGGATTTAAATCATTATGTGACGGGCTGGACCGACTGGAATCTAGCGCTGGATCAGACCGGGGGGCCCAACTGGGTGAAGAATTTTGTAGACAGCCCTGTCATAGTTGACGCTAAGCGTGATGTCTTCTACAAGCAACCGACATTTTACAGCTTGGCACATTCAGGTACTAAGGCAAAATTTgatttatagatttttttagaCTATAGTGAAATTctcattgattgatttatttaatttgtttgttttaattttttttaatccgtgTATAGTAAATTCCTGAGTAAGGACTCCCAGAGAGTCGGCGTGTCCGCCAGCGGGGAAACGGACCTCGAATTCTCTGCCTTCATCCGACCAGACGGCTTAGTGGTGCTCATCGTCCTCAACAGGTTGTATGATCGCCTGAATCTTTGCACTTCAGCATTTAATCTTCAAATGtaacacaaagaaaaccacacgttgtgtatttaaaataacCACCTAGCTTCGCTGATGTTTAGCTCAAtgctaataaataatatataacgACAGAGACAACTTGGAAGTCACCAAGTGTCACGGAACGGTTTGTGTTCAACTTTAGAGGTTCCACTTTTGAGTGTGACTTGACTTTAATGAACCGTGTGTGTTGTTTAGGTCATCATCAAAGATCCAGTTTGAGGTGTGGGACCCAGCGGTGGGCTACATCCCCTCCACAGCACCGCCTCGTTCCTTACTCACACTTGCTTGGTACACACTGGGAATAAATGTGTAAACAGTTGTTGTTCACATGAAGGTAAGCCTTTAACTTGGCAGAACAGAACCGCTCTCTTTTTTCAGAACTTTTAATGTTCGCTCACATTTCTTGCACACTGAGAAGACCAAAAAACGGGTTTTACAAGAATAACACTGAAGTACGATAAAGACGTAATGTTGCATGATCAATATTTTAGTATGATTTTATCTTTTAAATGATAAAATGTTGTGATGTGAGAATAATTTTATATGCTTGAAAACAATTGCCTTAACTCttaagtaattttttttttaggcaatTTTAACATGATTGCCAAACTGGTTACTAATTTAGTGAATTTGCTCCAAGGATTTCTTTGACaagcaaatcatttttttgcactcaggactaattacatttttaacagtGTTTCCGCTTTTGACATGCTCATTTTCAACAACATGTATTTCTAtttaattgtaaataaatttaaaaaatcagtCTTTGACTTggaaagagacaaaaagagaagggatgttttttttagtcactTTATTAATACATGAtagacatttttcatttatataaTATACAGTTTGTTACCCATGTGTGCCATTCACATTTGCgcctgttgtttttctttgcaaacCTTTTAGGTTTGTGGACTACAattatttacataaaaaaaaacaagttgtaaaaATGTGGTCATACGCAGAGGACTAAAATGAGCGGGATGACATCAGACTATAATCTGATGTACAGCATCAGAAATAGGTGgaattgaagaagaaaaaaaagggacgaGCGATGATGGTTTTGTTGGTGTGAGAGTTTTAAGCTGCAATTTCCCATTTAAGAATACTTAAAACAAAACGATAAACCAAAGAAATACGCTCGTGGACCgtcaaacaataaatacagaATGTTTACAGCAATGTGGCGACTTTTCAGATACAAAAGCCGACTTTTGTCCCAAATTGTGTTTAAGGTGGGGGGGAGTGGGTAAACATGGATGGGCTTCGTCTGAAACGGAAAAGAGACCTTAAAGGGGACTTAGTATGAAAACTGACCAGCTAATTGCTTGTATACAAATGTCTTTAAGGTATTTGAAACAGACCTCCCAAAAGTATCCTGGACTTTTAACTGAAGCAAGAATTTGCCCAAATGTATCATGATGTCTCCTTTAAGatctgtgtgtgtacatggTTCAGGGGAAAAGATATTAACCAGAaaattaccaaaaaaaaagtgattaagACGGCAACGGAGGTGAAGGGGAGCGAGAAGCGGCTCCCAGGCgagttcttcttttttttttttttttccccccgtccAGCTTCAGAAGGACCATCTCTCCTGTGTGCGGGGGTCCATGGAGAGCGAGGGGGGCTCTGACGGGGGCTGACTGCTGCTGTCTTCGCCGTTCAAACTCTTCCGACAAACCGGACACGTGTCGTGCTGTGGATTGCCGACAGTTTTAAAAGCCGATTGTCTTGTGACTTGTTTgttgtgatttgtttgttgtgactCACCATCTCCAGCCAGGGTACGATACAGGCTGAATGGAAGAAGTGGTTGCAGGGGAGCTGTCTGACGGGCTCGCCCACCTCAAAGTCTTCTTTGCACACTGGACATTCCATACAACAGTCTGCGCACACAAGTTTAAAGCTCATTTCATTACTTTGGAGTGGACATGATCAATTAGTCAATCCATGATGGAAGTGATGGTAGATCAATCTTGAAGCTCTGAACGCTCAGTTATTTTCTTGTGGTCATTCAGGATTTATATTTGGATACCCCTGATGGCATCCGAAGATCGGATGCTGACCGACGAGTGAGGTGTCGGGGGCTTTAAATTTATATTGGAGATTTTCAAGGTGAGCAACAAATCTTCTACTCGTGTTGTAATAATTTCCACAGATTTTGTGAATTGCGACTTTTAAGGACCCCCTGTGCTTTATAACATAAGAAATAATGTGCAAGTCTAACCTGCTTGTTCCTGAGAAATATTCACAAAGGGTAGAGAAGAGATCCTCTCTTTCTCGGCTGGAGGAGGCCCTGTGTTCTCCAGCTGACCGAGTAactgcacagacacacaaaatgatTAGCATTAaggataataaaaacaaattctcaGGTATGGCATGATTTGCTATACTTGTGTTATTACAGCATCCAGGCCTCCCTGTCCCCAGGCGTAGTCTCCCGGATTGGAATGCAGCATGCCTGTCCTGGAGAGCCACAAAGACCATTTGTTGACAGTCACATCGTCATACCAAATGACATCCGGACAGCGCTCGAAGGTAGTAGCGTCTCACCATGACAACGGCGGCGTGCCCGAGACTCCCGAGTTGGCGAAAAGACCGGCAAGGAACTGTTGTACAATCCTGATGGACACACGTCGACGGTTTAATGCGCATATTTGAAATTTGTATTCAGGTGATGTCAACCTACCCTTCGACAGCGGGCGAGCGGTCGGGCCTGCTGCTGACTCTGGACCGATGCCTCCTCTGGGTGTGTAGGCGCGGGGGTCGTGCCGGGCCCCAGTGGTCGCCGGCGCCTAGCGAACCCGCCATGGGCCCCCCGAGGCCAGCGGGGACCGAGCCCCCGATGGGTCCGCTTGCGAAACCCCCGAAGTCGCCAAGCCCGGCCAGGCGCCCGCCGGGGAGCCGTGGTTCCGAGTCGGGGTTGTCGCCGTCGATGGAAAAGGGCCGCTCCATTAACAGCAGGTGCCAAAGCTGCGAGGGTGACGACAAAACAACACGGGAGGTTAGTTGCTATCTAAATATCATAAATATAGATCACCTGGATTGAATATAAATGGTCTGCAGAGtcgagatgtttttttttcctttttcaacCACTCGTAATCGAATCGTTTCAATTATTCGATTGTTTCGGTCACAGGCTGTCACTCAGTTAAGACAAGTACCTCTGCAAACTGATTGGTTGTGTCATCTAGTCCGTTGGCGTCTCCCTCTAAGAGGCTGCTGGAattacagacaaaaaaaaatgacagctcATCACGAGATGTAACCCATCGAATGAGTCACGGCTCTTACCTGGAATCTTCCGTCACTTCCTCGATGAAGCCCGACTCGCAGCGAGGACAGATATACTCCTTGAAAAGGTTAGAGTGCATAGTTTTAAGATTTATGACAGAATGATAAAATTATACACAATTTCTTTTCGGCCTGTTAAAATTTCTTCTGATTGATGATTTCAGAATGTGTCCCAGGAAGACGTCTGACGTGCATACAGATGGACTTgtactgtgtttgtgtgttacaTTTCCGCCATAATGTTGATGCCAGTGCGAGTCAGGTGACTTCTGCCTATCAGGAGCGGATGAGTTCTTTTTAATCTACAAATGATTTAGCCTCTCAAATTAAATGCTGCCTTGGGGCATGCATGTTCGCCCGcacttgttttaaaatatgatccacacatttatatatatatatttttttttacatgatatTTTCTTGACTGTTTTCAGTTTCATCTAAAGTAACCCAAGAGGTTGAGCTGGTCTGCCACACCTAACGTGTTCGACACTATGACAGactgattttttctttttctttgtgagcTCAGCAGTCAGAGATGGTTGGGGTGTCCTCCTCGTAAGTCATCTACGCTATTATTGAACAATGACACGGAGACGTGGATGTCACTTGGCTTGGAAAAGCCACAGGTTCCAGCAGTGTCCACGTGAGACAAGCAGGCTGGAATTAACCTCACAACTGCTCAGTCAGGTCAGAAGATTACATTTCGTGTGGCTATAATATATTTAGATCACACAGTAAAGACTCTTAAGTCGGACTTTATTTCTGCTCTGCTTTTACCGCCAATTCGAATGGCAGAAAGAGGATCtaaattatgaaaatataaaatccaCTTCTTTTTTGCTCCACATTTATAAGCCTCTTTCCTCCCACCAGGTGTAAGCGGAGTCCCCTAATACCTCAGCAGcagtcaaataaaatcattatgCAAAATGTAGGCGGTGGCAGCCGCTTCTGGTTGAGCAACAACGCAAGGATACAGGTGTCATCATCTTCTTTTCGCCTTTGGGGCAAAGTCCAAGGTGCGCAAAGTGCTTTGCTACACACAAATTTCGTCCGCAGCCCGGCAAATCTATTCATCATGATTTGTCTTTGTCATAAATTGTCTTTTCATTGTGTTGTCCGcattcatctgtttttttctgacacGTAAACGTTCTTGAATCTAAAACTGAATTATGGCTGGgtgattaatcaattaattagCATTTGTTTGTCAGCATAGATGTACTTTTAGCGGCATTCCATATTGTTTGGATCTAATTTTAAAATAGGAATGTCAATTTGAGATCAGAGAAAATTTActataatgaatgaataaaatataattgctAATTGTGTCAGTggtggcgagaaacctttttattAAGGGACATTTTGGTTTACTTACAGTAAAGCCAGTGTTTCGAGTTTTTTTCCACCAAGTCCAACTAAGACACAAACTGCATTTGAATGTTtcaatttaaatatattacaCATTAAATGCAACTGTAATGATCGGAGGAATACAAATGAACTTTGGCAGTGCTTCGAAGTTCGGAGCTTTTCTcttggagttttttttctttgtttgtggaaATTGTGATGCAAAGCTCGAGTCGGCATTCCGTGTCCAACATGCTACCACTCCATTCCAAATTGAAACTAAAAGTATTTATGAACGCAAAATCCCCCTGCTTGGAAATAAACGGGGACTTTTGATCAGACTATTAGGGTGAGGTGAAACTGTCCGTGAAGGAAATTCAAATACTATTTTATACGTCCTTATTCTGCTCagtattgtgtattttaatgCAACACACAACAACCAGAGCAGACAAGCCGAGGCTCGAGGCTAACTCTTTGGACATGAATGTCTTCCACGAgcattacaaataaaatatgagtCCCATTTGCAacgtgcattaatggacacaTAGATTTGCATTTGTTACCGGTGTATTTTGCACGTTTATAACTAACAACAAACGCCGCTGACTGCTCGGAGGCTAACTAGCTTTTTTGCTAAGGAAGGCAAGCGGAGCACACGGTAATCGGCATAGACGCCAACTTGTCAACTGAGAAAATACGACGACATAAAGCCGAGAGTGAAAAACAAAGGTCTTACCGGTAGTTTGGGGTTTACTTCTCCCTTacaacagtgacaaaaaaacCGATGCGGGGGAACAGCCGCAGCCTCCGCCATCTTCCCCAAGCGAGCACACAAACAGTGACGTCGGTCCTCCACCAAGTCACTACGAGGGCCCGCCTCCTTCCCATCATGCACCTCGCCGCAGACCATCCAATCACAGAAAGGTACTCGTCTGTTGACAAACAGAGACCTGCGTGTGTCTCCCGAATGTTTCGGTGTCTTTTTCTAGCAGCCAAGTGATGTTTTCCAAAACGGGAAA
This DNA window, taken from Syngnathus acus chromosome 16, fSynAcu1.2, whole genome shotgun sequence, encodes the following:
- the gba gene encoding lysosomal acid glucosylceramidase, with amino-acid sequence MFIVMYSAVLLAAIFHTTTTTTERNKCVARSFGHDSVVCECNSTYCDTLGIVSLPPPGHYISYLSSMAGSRLEDSQGPVRPNKTGAGLRLTLQPEKKYQKIKGFGGAMTDAAALNILSLSAGAQDQLLRQYFSEEGIGYTVVRVPMASCDFSTRLYTYADTRDDYSLHSFNLAPEDVHMKIPLLLRAQAMAPQPLSLLASAWSAPAWMKTNDALIGKGSLKGKPGGKDHQSWAQYYIRFLEEYAKYNLTFWAVTTGNEPTAGRLTNYSFQALGFTPEEQRDWVALDLGPALHASSFPHTHVLILDDNRLLLPRWAKVVLSDIHAGRYIHGVAVHWYMDLLIPAGPTLVTTHQMFPEYYLFGTEACAGWKPADRGVKLGSWQRAEKYAHDILEDLNHYVTGWTDWNLALDQTGGPNWVKNFVDSPVIVDAKRDVFYKQPTFYSLAHYSKFLSKDSQRVGVSASGETDLEFSAFIRPDGLVVLIVLNRSSSKIQFEVWDPAVGYIPSTAPPRSLLTLAWYTLGINV
- the rnf115 gene encoding E3 ubiquitin-protein ligase RNF115 isoform X1, translating into MAEAAAVPPHRFFCHCCKGEVNPKLPEYICPRCESGFIEEVTEDSSSLLEGDANGLDDTTNQFAELWHLLLMERPFSIDGDNPDSEPRLPGGRLAGLGDFGGFASGPIGGSVPAGLGGPMAGSLGAGDHWGPARPPRLHTQRRHRSRVSSRPDRSPAVEGIVQQFLAGLFANSGVSGTPPLSWTGMLHSNPGDYAWGQGGLDAVITQLLGQLENTGPPPAEKERISSLPFVNISQEQADCCMECPVCKEDFEVGEPVRQLPCNHFFHSACIVPWLEMHDTCPVCRKSLNGEDSSSQPPSEPPSLSMDPRTQERWSF
- the rnf115 gene encoding E3 ubiquitin-protein ligase RNF115 isoform X2 yields the protein MAEAAAVPPHRFFCHCCKGEVNPKLPEYICPRCESGFIEEVTEDSSLLEGDANGLDDTTNQFAELWHLLLMERPFSIDGDNPDSEPRLPGGRLAGLGDFGGFASGPIGGSVPAGLGGPMAGSLGAGDHWGPARPPRLHTQRRHRSRVSSRPDRSPAVEGIVQQFLAGLFANSGVSGTPPLSWTGMLHSNPGDYAWGQGGLDAVITQLLGQLENTGPPPAEKERISSLPFVNISQEQADCCMECPVCKEDFEVGEPVRQLPCNHFFHSACIVPWLEMHDTCPVCRKSLNGEDSSSQPPSEPPSLSMDPRTQERWSF